The proteins below are encoded in one region of Scyliorhinus torazame isolate Kashiwa2021f chromosome 16, sScyTor2.1, whole genome shotgun sequence:
- the LOC140392546 gene encoding cyclin-L1-like isoform X4, with product MDVFKNYMNDSLRTDVFVRYHPETIACACIYLAARALEIPLPNRPHWFLLFGTSEEEMKEICVKILKLYTRKKANLEQLDSEVEKRKAALQEAKAKAKGLLPDGTPALDAPPSFSPSSKPDSPKDGKFEKPSPLSIQVMKNARRKLDEEEKWPRSTSPFNGVQKGKSSRSRSRSKGRSYSRSRSRSHSPRRRRTRSRSGSNSSRSRSHSRSRSDSPAQRHKRSSPYIGRPKVKEYDDIREYKYNSQKRRRSHSRSYSKSLSRSRSRSRERLDFSRKHKESRSHHRERRHDRSRSYERSAKHHNSHSSHSRHRR from the exons GAATTATATGAATGACAGCCTGCGGACAGATGTGTTTGTCCGGTACCATCCAGAGACCATTGCCTGCGCCTGCATCTACTTGGCTGCTAGGGCACTCGAG ATTCCACTCCCAAATCGTCCCCATTGGTTTCTATTGTTTGGAACAAGTGAAGAAGAGATGAAGGAAATCTGTGTGAAAATATTAAAACTCTATACCAGAAAAAAG GCAAATTTGGAACAGCTTGACAGTGAAGTTGAAAAGCGGAAGGCGGCTCTTCAGGAAGCTAAAGCTAAAGCCAAAGGTCTTCTCCCAGATGGTACACCTGCATTAGATGCTCCACCTAGTTTCTCGCCATCCTCAAAACCAG ATTCTCCCAAGGATGGAAAGTTTGAAAAACCGTCACCACTATCTATTCAGGTAATGAAAAACGCTAGAAGAAAACTTGACGAGGAAGAAAAATGGCCTCGATCTACTAGTCCCTTTAATGG TGTTCAAAAGGGGAAAAGTagcagaagtagaagtagaagcaaAGGTCGGAGTTACTCAAGGTCTCGCTCTAGATCGCATTCTCCTAGGAGGCG AAGAACACGGAGTCGTTCTGGATCCAACAGCTCTCGATCACGCAGCCACTCAAGAAGCCGTAGTGATTCCCCTGCACAAAGGCACAAACGAAGCTCACCTTACATTGGCAGGCCAAAAGTCAAGGAATATGATGATATCCGAGAATACAAATACAATTCCCAAAAACGCAGAAGATCGCACAGCAGGAGCTACAGTAAAAGCTTGTCCAGATCTAGAAGCAGATCCCGAGAGCGTTTGGATTTTTCTCGAAAGCACAAAGAAAGTAGGAGCCATCACAGAGAGCGGCGGCATGATCGATCACGATCTTATGAAAGGTCTGCAAAACATCACAACAGCCATTCTAGCCACAGCAGACACCGACGGTGA